Proteins encoded together in one Gemmatimonadetes bacterium T265 window:
- the tdh gene encoding L-threonine 3-dehydrogenase: MIRVRRAGVCGTDVHIYLWDAWAQGRCRPPFVVGHEFAGDVVQVGALVENVALGDRVTAEGHIVNELSVFSRTGNAHVDPETRIIGVDRDGCFAEYIAMPASNVWHLDASVSYDVGGIHDPMGNAFHTALHGTEIPGAVVLITGCGPIGLFAVGICQAAGASRVIAVDVNDRRLELARTMGAHDAVTPAEAESAVRRASDGHGVDVTLEMSGVPSAVHQAFALTRPGGRVQMLGIPSQPVSVDFATEVIFRGLTVYGVVGRRMYDTWHQMTRFLRAGTFDPTPVITHRFPLECYDEAIHAIRSGEAGKVIFEVA; this comes from the coding sequence TTGATTCGGGTGCGGCGCGCCGGCGTATGCGGGACCGACGTGCACATCTATCTCTGGGACGCATGGGCGCAGGGCCGTTGCCGCCCGCCGTTCGTCGTCGGGCACGAGTTCGCGGGCGACGTGGTCCAGGTCGGGGCACTCGTCGAGAACGTCGCGCTCGGGGACCGGGTCACGGCCGAAGGGCACATCGTCAACGAGCTGAGCGTCTTCAGCCGGACGGGGAACGCGCACGTCGACCCGGAGACGCGCATCATCGGCGTGGACCGCGACGGGTGTTTTGCGGAGTACATCGCGATGCCGGCGTCGAACGTCTGGCACCTCGACGCGAGCGTGTCGTACGACGTCGGCGGGATCCACGACCCGATGGGGAACGCGTTCCACACGGCGCTGCACGGGACGGAGATCCCCGGCGCGGTGGTGCTGATTACCGGGTGCGGACCGATCGGCCTCTTCGCGGTCGGGATCTGTCAGGCGGCGGGGGCGTCGCGGGTGATCGCGGTGGATGTGAACGACCGGCGGCTGGAGTTGGCGCGTACCATGGGCGCGCACGACGCGGTGACGCCCGCGGAGGCCGAGTCGGCCGTGCGGCGCGCGAGCGACGGGCACGGCGTCGACGTCACGCTGGAGATGAGCGGGGTGCCGAGTGCGGTGCACCAGGCGTTCGCGCTGACGCGGCCGGGCGGGCGGGTGCAGATGCTCGGCATCCCGTCGCAGCCGGTGTCGGTGGACTTCGCGACCGAGGTCATTTTTCGCGGGCTGACGGTGTACGGCGTCGTCGGCCGGCGGATGTACGACACGTGGCACCAGATGACGCGCTTCTTGCGCGCGGGGACGTTTGACCCGACGCCGGTCATCACGCATCGCTTTCCGCTCGAGTGCTACGACGAGGCGATCCACGCCATCCGGAGCGGCGAGGCGGGCAAGGTCATTTTCGAGGTCGCCTGA
- the mutM_2 gene encoding formamidopyrimidine-DNA glycosylase, whose protein sequence is MPELPEVETAVRRLRPAVVGRTIVRVRTLHRVVGRTLPAEDASALGGRRVVAVARRAKYQLLQLDDGSALEAHFRMAGDWAFGATGDSDALRHVRAAIDLDDGSTVSLTDSRGFATLRRIPPGTPVPAGPPDALDTGFDAAYLARALAGRRQAIKPALLDQALVGGIGNIYASEALWRARIDPRTAGGRIGPRRIARLAAAITETLADAIDHPGRYADGDATDRLAVYDRAGEPCHRCGRAVVRLVQTGRSTYYCPTCQRR, encoded by the coding sequence ATGCCCGAACTCCCCGAAGTCGAGACCGCCGTACGCCGCCTCCGGCCCGCTGTGGTCGGCCGGACCATCGTGCGCGTGCGCACCCTGCATCGCGTCGTCGGCCGCACCCTCCCCGCAGAAGACGCGTCGGCGCTTGGCGGCCGCCGGGTCGTCGCAGTCGCGCGCCGCGCGAAGTACCAGCTGCTCCAACTCGACGACGGCAGCGCGCTCGAGGCGCACTTCCGCATGGCCGGCGACTGGGCGTTCGGCGCGACGGGGGACAGTGATGCGCTCCGTCACGTGCGGGCGGCGATCGACCTCGACGACGGCTCGACCGTCTCGCTCACCGACAGCCGCGGGTTCGCGACGTTGCGGCGCATCCCGCCCGGTACGCCCGTGCCCGCAGGGCCGCCCGACGCGCTCGACACGGGCTTCGACGCCGCGTACCTCGCGCGCGCCCTCGCCGGCCGACGCCAGGCGATCAAGCCGGCGCTGCTCGATCAGGCGCTCGTCGGCGGCATCGGCAACATCTACGCGTCCGAAGCCCTCTGGCGCGCACGCATCGATCCCCGCACCGCGGGAGGGCGCATCGGTCCGCGCCGGATCGCGCGGCTCGCGGCCGCGATCACCGAGACGCTCGCGGACGCGATCGACCACCCCGGCCGGTACGCCGACGGAGACGCGACCGACCGCCTCGCCGTCTACGACCGCGCGGGAGAGCCATGTCACCGCTGTGGACGCGCCGTCGTCCGCCTCGTGCAGACCGGCCGCTCGACCTACTACTGCCCAACATGTCAGCGGCGGTGA
- a CDS encoding aminodeoxychorismate lyase produces MRRVLRTAVAIALASATVACATSAGEKPVRVVVARGSSFRAAADSLASRGIIRSSLLFRLYATFARHDRRIKPGTYLLRPGSSYATLTDALVSGKGLVHVVTVVEGWELRQIVPQLARSLEVPRDSVEAAVRDTALRRQLDVPTPTLEGYLFPATYTFPDGTTARDAVAQMVARFEQAWRPEWNDRLQALALRRHDAVTLASIVEREAVRPEERPAIAAVYYNRLRKGMRLESDPTVQYALGHHTARVLYRDLDVDSPYNTYRHAGLPPGPIGSPGTPSLAAAVTPAQVPYLFFVAQPDGHHEFRTTFAQHLQAVRESRALARTAADSTGVAGTRPRSR; encoded by the coding sequence ATGCGTCGCGTCCTCCGGACCGCGGTGGCGATCGCACTCGCGTCGGCCACAGTCGCCTGCGCCACCTCGGCCGGCGAGAAGCCCGTGCGCGTCGTCGTCGCGCGCGGCTCGTCGTTCCGCGCCGCGGCGGATTCGCTCGCCAGCCGCGGGATCATACGCTCGTCGTTGCTCTTCCGCCTCTACGCGACGTTCGCACGCCACGACCGGCGCATCAAGCCCGGCACGTACCTGCTCCGTCCCGGAAGTTCGTACGCGACCCTCACCGACGCGCTCGTCAGCGGCAAGGGGCTGGTGCACGTCGTGACCGTCGTCGAGGGGTGGGAGCTGCGACAGATCGTGCCCCAACTCGCGCGCTCACTCGAGGTGCCGCGTGACTCGGTCGAGGCGGCCGTCCGCGACACGGCCCTGCGCCGTCAGCTGGACGTGCCCACGCCGACGCTCGAGGGATACCTGTTCCCCGCGACCTACACGTTTCCGGACGGGACCACGGCCCGCGACGCGGTCGCGCAGATGGTCGCCCGCTTCGAGCAGGCGTGGCGACCCGAGTGGAACGACCGGCTACAGGCGCTCGCGCTCCGCCGTCACGACGCGGTGACGCTCGCGTCGATCGTCGAGCGCGAGGCCGTCCGGCCGGAAGAGCGCCCGGCGATCGCGGCCGTGTACTACAACCGCCTACGCAAGGGCATGCGCCTCGAGTCCGACCCGACGGTGCAGTACGCGCTCGGCCACCACACCGCCCGCGTGCTGTACCGCGACCTCGACGTCGACTCTCCGTACAACACCTATCGGCACGCCGGTCTTCCCCCGGGTCCGATCGGATCACCCGGCACGCCGAGCCTCGCAGCCGCCGTCACCCCCGCGCAGGTGCCGTACCTTTTCTTCGTCGCGCAACCGGACGGACATCACGAATTCCGCACGACGTTCGCGCAGCACCTGCAGGCCGTGCGCGAATCGCGCGCCCTCGCCCGCACCGCCGCGGACAGCACCGGCGTCGCGGGCACGCGACCGCGGAGCAGGTAA